The following proteins are encoded in a genomic region of Bicyclus anynana chromosome 12, ilBicAnyn1.1, whole genome shotgun sequence:
- the LOC112053584 gene encoding bolA-like protein DDB_G0274169 yields the protein MQLSIRTVILSRQMSNTTGVIANSIRNKLQIALQAKHMEVINESYMHNVPKGAETHFKVVVVSDKFDGLALIKRHRMVNDLLKEELQNGVHALSIVAKTPQQWETSDQVIESSPNCRGGFGK from the exons atgcaGCTCTCTATCCGTACAG TTATCCTTTCAAGACAAATGAGTAACACAACAGGGGTTATAGCTAATTCTATACGCAATAAACTACAGATTGCGTTACAAGCGAAGCATATGGAAGTTATAAATGAGTCATATATGCACAATGTACCAAAAGGCGCGGAAACTCATTTCAAAGTCGTCGTAGTATCTGATAAGTTCGATGGTTTAGCCTTAATCAAG aGACATAGGATGGTGAATGACTTATTGAAGGAAGAGTTACAAAATGGTGTCCACGCCTTGTCCATTGTCGCCAAAACGCCGCAGCAGTGGGAAACAAGTGACCAAGTTATAGAGAGCAGTCCAAATTGTAGGGGCGGCTTTGGGAAATAA
- the LOC112055048 gene encoding set1/Ash2 histone methyltransferase complex subunit ASH2 isoform X3, translated as MAVPLGGNVKGRQGKRRPAVGVETSAPVGKKGRSADVGALKLPSHGYPTEHPFNKDGYRYILAEPDPHAPFRQEFDESNEWSGKPIPGWLYRSLCPGIVLLALHDRAPQLKIAEDRLAVTGEKGYCMVRATHGVSRGTWYWEATVEEMPEGAATRLGWGRRYANLQAPLGYDKFGYSWRSRKGTRFHESRGKHYSAGYGEGDTLGFLVVLPDSASTKYTPNTYKDRPLVKFKSHLYYEDKDNIQESLNNLKLLPGSQILYFKNGVCQGAAFTDVYQGCYYPTVSLHRNSTVSVNFGPNFKFPPPADYNYRPMSEKAEEAICEQTMADLLFLSENEGKLRLDTFNL; from the exons ATGGCTG TCCCACTAGGCGGAAACGTGAAAGGGCGCCAAGGCAAGCGGCGCCCAGCGGTGGGCGTTGAGACGAGCGCCCCCGTGGGCAAGAAGGGGCGCTCAGCGGACGTGGGCGCGCTCAAGTTACCCTCGCACGGCTACCCGACCGAGCACCCCTTCAACAAGGACGGGTACCGGTACATACTGGCTGAACCCGACCCTCATGCACCATTTCGACAG GAGTTTGACGAAAGCAACGAATGGAGCGGCAAGCCCATCCCGGGCTGGCTGTACCGCTCGCTGTGCCCCGGCATAGTGCTGCTGGCGCTGCATGACCGCGCGCCGCAGCTCAAGATCGCGGAGGACCGGCTCGCGGTCACCGGCGAGAAGGGCTACTGCATGGTGCGCGCCACGCACG GAGTGTCTCGCGGCACGTGGTACTGGGAGGCGACGGTGGAGGAGATGCCCGAGGGCGCGGCCACGCGGCTGGGCTGGGGGCGGCGCTACGCCAACCTGCAGGCGCCGCTGGGCTACGACAAGTTCGGCTACTCTTGGCGCAGTCGGAAGGGGACCAG GTTCCACGAGTCTCGCGGCAAGCACTACAGCGCGGGCTACGGCGAAGGCGACACGCTGGGCTTCCTCGTGGTGCTGCCCGACAGCGCCAGCACCAAGTACACGCCCAACACGTACAAGGACCGG CCGCTGGTGAAGTTCAAGAGCCACCTGTACTACGAGGACAAGGACAACATCCAGGAGTCGCTCAACAACCTGAAGCTGCTGCCCGGGAGCCAGATACTGTACTTCAAGAACGGCGTCTGCCAGGGCGCCGCCTTTACAGACGTCTATCAA GGCTGCTACTACCCGACGGTGTCTCTGCACCGCAACAGCACCGTGAGCGTCAACTTCGGGCCCAACTTCAAGTTCCCGCCGCCCGCCGACTACAACTACCGCCCG atGTCGGAGAAGGCCGAAGAGGCCATTTGCGAGCAGACGATGGCGGACCTGCTGTTCCTTTCTGAAAACGAGGGCAAACTGCGACTTGACACGTTCAACCTCTGA
- the LOC112055048 gene encoding set1/Ash2 histone methyltransferase complex subunit ASH2 isoform X2, giving the protein MDVPLGGNVKGRQGKRRPAVGVETSAPVGKKGRSADVGALKLPSHGYPTEHPFNKDGYRYILAEPDPHAPFRQEFDESNEWSGKPIPGWLYRSLCPGIVLLALHDRAPQLKIAEDRLAVTGEKGYCMVRATHGVSRGTWYWEATVEEMPEGAATRLGWGRRYANLQAPLGYDKFGYSWRSRKGTRFHESRGKHYSAGYGEGDTLGFLVVLPDSASTKYTPNTYKDRPLVKFKSHLYYEDKDNIQESLNNLKLLPGSQILYFKNGVCQGAAFTDVYQGCYYPTVSLHRNSTVSVNFGPNFKFPPPADYNYRPMSEKAEEAICEQTMADLLFLSENEGKLRLDTFNL; this is encoded by the exons ATGGATG TCCCACTAGGCGGAAACGTGAAAGGGCGCCAAGGCAAGCGGCGCCCAGCGGTGGGCGTTGAGACGAGCGCCCCCGTGGGCAAGAAGGGGCGCTCAGCGGACGTGGGCGCGCTCAAGTTACCCTCGCACGGCTACCCGACCGAGCACCCCTTCAACAAGGACGGGTACCGGTACATACTGGCTGAACCCGACCCTCATGCACCATTTCGACAG GAGTTTGACGAAAGCAACGAATGGAGCGGCAAGCCCATCCCGGGCTGGCTGTACCGCTCGCTGTGCCCCGGCATAGTGCTGCTGGCGCTGCATGACCGCGCGCCGCAGCTCAAGATCGCGGAGGACCGGCTCGCGGTCACCGGCGAGAAGGGCTACTGCATGGTGCGCGCCACGCACG GAGTGTCTCGCGGCACGTGGTACTGGGAGGCGACGGTGGAGGAGATGCCCGAGGGCGCGGCCACGCGGCTGGGCTGGGGGCGGCGCTACGCCAACCTGCAGGCGCCGCTGGGCTACGACAAGTTCGGCTACTCTTGGCGCAGTCGGAAGGGGACCAG GTTCCACGAGTCTCGCGGCAAGCACTACAGCGCGGGCTACGGCGAAGGCGACACGCTGGGCTTCCTCGTGGTGCTGCCCGACAGCGCCAGCACCAAGTACACGCCCAACACGTACAAGGACCGG CCGCTGGTGAAGTTCAAGAGCCACCTGTACTACGAGGACAAGGACAACATCCAGGAGTCGCTCAACAACCTGAAGCTGCTGCCCGGGAGCCAGATACTGTACTTCAAGAACGGCGTCTGCCAGGGCGCCGCCTTTACAGACGTCTATCAA GGCTGCTACTACCCGACGGTGTCTCTGCACCGCAACAGCACCGTGAGCGTCAACTTCGGGCCCAACTTCAAGTTCCCGCCGCCCGCCGACTACAACTACCGCCCG atGTCGGAGAAGGCCGAAGAGGCCATTTGCGAGCAGACGATGGCGGACCTGCTGTTCCTTTCTGAAAACGAGGGCAAACTGCGACTTGACACGTTCAACCTCTGA